One segment of Brassica napus cultivar Da-Ae chromosome C3, Da-Ae, whole genome shotgun sequence DNA contains the following:
- the LOC106384945 gene encoding amino acid permease 2, translating into MGETAAANHHHHHHGHQVFDASVPQQPAFKCFDDDGRLKRTGTVWTASAHIITAVIGSGVLSLAWAIAQLGWIAGPAVMLLFSFVTLYSSTLLSDCYRTGDAVSGKRNYTYMDAVRSILGGFKFKICGLIQYLNLFGIAVGYTIAASISMMAIKRSNCFHKSGGKDPCHMSSNPYMIIFGVTEILLSQVPDFDQIWWISIVAAVMSFTYSAIGLALGIVQVAANGVFKGSLTGISIGTVTQTQKIWRTFQALGDIAFAYSYSVVLIEIQDTVRSPPSESTTMKKATKISIAVTTIFYMLCGSMGYAAFGDAAPGNLLTGFGFYNPFWLLDIANAAIVVHLIGAYQVFSQPIFAFVEKSVSERFPDNDLLTKELQFKIPGIRSPYKTNVFRVVFRCCFVVLTTVISMLMPFFNDVVGILGALGFWPLTVYFPVEMYIKQRKVEKWSTRWVCLQMLSVACLVISVVAGVGSIAGVMLDLKVYKPFQSTY; encoded by the exons ATGGGTGAAACCGCTGCCGCCAaccatcaccaccaccatcacGGCCACCAAGTCTTTGACGCGTCCGTCCCTCAACAACCAGCTTTCAAATGCTTTGACGATGATGGCCGTCTCAAAAGAACCG gTACTGTTTGGACCGCAAGCGCTCATATCATTACAGCAGTGATCGGTTCAGGCGTTCTCTCGCTTGCATGGGCTATTGCTCAGCTTGGATGGATCGCTGGACCTGCGGTGATGCTATTGTTCTCTTTTGTTACTCTATACTCTTCAACACTTCTCAGTGACTGCTACAGAACCGGAGATGCAGTCTCCGGCAAGAGAAACTACACTTACATGGACGCAGTTCGGTCCATTCTCG GTGGGTTCAAGTTCAAGATATGTGGGCTGATTCAATACTTGAATCTCTTTGGTATCGCGGTTGGTTACACAATAGCAGCATCTATAAGCATGAT GGCGATCAAGAGATCGAACTGTTTCCACAAGAGCGGAGGAAAAGACCCATGTCACATGTCAAGCAACCCTTACATGATTATATTTGGTGTGACAGAGATCTTGCTCTCTCAGGTTCCTGATTTCGACCAGATTTGGTGGATCTCAATTGTAGCAGCTGTCATGTCTTTCACTTACTCAGCCATTGGTCTAGCTCTAGGGATCGTTCAAGTTGCTG CAAATGGAGTGTTCAAAGGAAGTCTCACGGGCATAAGCATTGGGACAGTGACTCAAACACAGAAGATATGGAGAACCTTTCAAGCACTTGGAGATATTGCGTTTGCTTATTCATACTCTGTTGTCCTAATAGAGATTCAG GATACTGTTAGATCCCCACCGTCAGAATCAACAACGATGAAGAAAGCTACAAAGATCAGCATTGCAGTCACCACTATCTTCTACATGCTATGTGGCTCAATGGGCTACGCAGCCTTTGGAGATGCAGCACCAGGAAACCTCCTcacgggtttcggattctacaACCCGTTTTGGCTCCTCGACATAGCCAACGCGGCCATTGTAGTCCACCTCATAGGAGCTTACCAAGTCTTCTCTCAGCCCATCTTCGCCTTCGTTGAAAAATCAGTCTCAGAGAGGTTTCCAGACAATGACTTGCTCACCAAGGAACTCCAATTCAAGATCCCAGGGATTAGGTCTCCGTACAAAACAAACGTTTTCAGGGTAGTTTTCCGGTGCTGTTTCGTCGTTCTAACCACCGTGATATCGATGCTAATGCCGTTCTTCAACGACGTGGTTGGGATCTTAGGAGCCTTAGGGTTCTGGCCCTTGACGGTTTATTTCCCGGTGGAGATGTATATAAAGCAGAGGAAGGTGGAGaagtggagcacgaggtgggtGTGTTTACAGATGCTTAGTGTTGCTTGTCTTGTGATCTCGGTGGTCGCTGGAGTTGGGTCAATAGCCGGAGTAATGCTTGATCTTAAGGTCTACAAGCCCTTTCAGTCTACGTACTGA
- the LOC106384942 gene encoding 2-oxoisovalerate dehydrogenase subunit alpha 2, mitochondrial has protein sequence MAQHLKSSKSTFLNVLRHSLAFGSPSHASRHLRQKLPHGGPPSIKKVSPNPLTRLCNTMVDTLSSSHEDTNSQVMDFPGGKVSFTPEIHFISESNEERVPCYRVLDDNGQQLPNSQFVPVSKEIAVKMYSDMVTLQMMDNIFYEAQRQGRLSFYATAYGEEAINIASAAALSPDDVIFPQYREPGVLLWRGFTLQEFANQCFGNKSDYGKGRQMPVHYGSNKLNYFTVSATIATQLPNAVGAAYSLKMDGKDACAVTFFGDGGSSEGDFHAAMNFAAVMEAPVLFICRNNGWAISTPTSDQFRSDGVVVKGRAYGIRSIRVDGNDALAMYSAVHEAREMAIREHRPILIEALTYRVGHHSTSDDSTRYRSADEIEWWNKARNPLSRFRTWVESNGWWSDEAESDLRSRIKKEMLEAIRVAEKTEKPNLNHMFSDVYDVPPLNLREQELLVRQAIKSHPQDYPSDVPL, from the exons ATGGCTCAGCATCTGAAATCCTCGAAATCGACTTTCCTCAACGTTCTCAGACATAGCCTCGCCTTCGGTTCTCCAAGCCACGCGTCTCGTCATCTCCGCCAAAAACTACCGCATGGTGGTCCTCCGAGTATAAAAAAAGTCTCACCGAATCCATTAACTCGTTTGTGTAACACCATGGTGGATACGCTCTCAAGCTCACACGAAGACACCAATAGTCAG GTCATGGATTTTCCCGGAGGAAAAGTATCTTTCACACCTGAGATCCACTTCATATCAGAATCCAACGAAGAGCGTGTGCCTTGCTACCGTGTTCTCGATGACAATGGCCAACAACTCCCCAACAGCCAGTTTGTTCCTGTTAGTAAAGAAATTGCGGTGAAAATGTATAGCGATATGGTTACTCTTCAAATGATGGATAACATATTCTACGAAGCTCAAAGACAAGGCAGACTCTCCTTTTACGCTACTGCATACGGTGAAGAAGCCATTAATATTGCTTCTGCTGCAGCTCTCTCTCCTGATGATGTCATCTTCCCTCAg TATAGAGAGCCTGGTGTTCTACTATGGCGTGGCTTCACGCTTCAAGAATTTGCAAACCAGTGTTTTGGGAACAAATCTGATTATGGCAAAGGCAGGCAGATGCCTGTTCACTATGGCTCTAACAAGCTTAACTATTTCACCGTCTCAGCCACAATAGC TACGCAGTTACCAAACGCGGTTGGTGCTGCTTATTCCTTAAAGATGGATGGGAAGGATGCGTGTGCGGTCACATTCTTTGGCGATGGTGGCTCTAGCGAG GGAGACTTCCATGCTGCTATGAACTTTGCAGCAGTTATGGAAGCGCCTGTTTTGTTTATCTGCAGGAACAATGGATGGGCGATTAGTACTCCTACCTCAGATCAGTTCCGAA GTGATGGTGTAGTGGTGAAAGGCCGTGCTTACGGGATTAGGAGTATACGTGTGGATGGAAATGATGCGCTTGCTATGTACAGCGCGGTGCATGAAGCTCGCGAGATGGCGATTAGAGAACATAGGCCAATCTTGATCGAG GCCTTAACGTATCGTGTAGGACACCATTCAACGTCAGATGACTCCACTAGGTACCGCTCTGCTGATGAGATAGAGTGGTGGAACAAAGCAAGAAACCCGCTGTCTAGGTTTAGGACTTGGGTTGAGAGTAATGGCTGGTGGAGTGATGAAGCGGAATCTGATCTGAGAAGCAGAATCAAGAAAGAG ATGTTAGAAGCTATCAGGGTTGCGGAGAAGACTGAGAAACCGAATCTGAATCACATGTTCTCAGATGTGTATGATGTTCCTCCTTTGAACCTCAGGGAACAGGAACTTCTGGTGAGGCAGGCGATCAAAAGTCACCCACAAGATTACCCATCCGATGTACCTCTTTAG
- the LOC106384943 gene encoding probable gamma-secretase subunit PEN-2: protein MEEASRSDEPNRNPNIDRSSNPNPLSSIISSAHVWPTIDGPLGLTEEASVDYARRFYKFGFALLPWLWAVNCFYFWPVLRHSRAFPQIRNYVVRSAVGFSVFTSLLLAWALTFSLGGEQLFGPVWDKLVMYNVADRLGLSGLA from the exons ATGGAGGAGGCTTCACGGAGCGACGAACCCAATCGGAACCCTAACATCGATCGGAGTTCGAATCCGAATCCACTGTCGTCTATAATCTCTTCCGCGCACGTTTGGCCAACGATCGACGGTCCGTTGGGGTTAACGGAGGAAGCGTCGGTGGATTACGCTCGCAGATTCTACAAGTTCGGATTCGCTCTCTTGCCGTGGCTCTGGGCTGTCAATTGCTTCTACTTCTGGCCTGTTCTCCGTCACTCTCGCGCTTTCCCTCAGATCCGCAATT ATGTTGTTAGATCAGCAGTTGGGTTCAGTGTCTTTACATCTCTTCTTCTAGCGTGGGCATTGACATTCTCGTTAGGTGGAGAACAGCTTTTTGGCCCTGTTTGGGATAAGCTGGTTATGTACAACGTTGCTGATCGTCTTGGCTTGTCTGGTTTGGCTtag
- the LOC106384941 gene encoding NAC domain-containing protein 82 isoform X2, with amino-acid sequence MGKTQLAPGFRFHPTDVELVRYYLKRKVLGKKLLVDAIVELDIYKFEPSDLPDKSYIKSGDLKWHFFCPREKKYATGVRANRATECGYWKTTGKERAVLCSDEVVGKIKTLVYHVGKSPRGERTDWVMHEYRLEDKVLAQKNIPQDTYVLCVLFKKDGPGPRNGAQYGAPFNEEDWSDQEQHLNDAAHTPLSATPLLDSNSTASLGPTLQAPTNNYDDIYSMLDRFVDEDECLPFCEPNNNEVMHDTCVPAPVFLEEGEDMFSELLDLSIIHDNSMPRTPSYDLIENSELYLELQDLTAPLAPPPAGNGSDSYLSNQGHFDLSTANDDDPFGFSAFM; translated from the exons ATGGGGAAAACTCAATTGGCTCCTGGGTTCCGGTTTCATCCGACTGACGTTGAACTCGTGAGATATTACTTGAAGAGGAAAGTGTTGGGGAAAAAGCTACTCGTTGATGCAATCGTTGAACTTGACATTTACAAGTTCGAACCTTCTGATTTACCTG ATAAGTCCTATATAAAGAGTGGGGATCTTAAGTGGCACTTCTTCTGCCCAAGGGAAAAGAAATATGCAACTGGTGTCCGGGCAAACCGTGCAACTGAGTGTGGTTACTGGAAGACCACAGGGAAGGAGAGAGCCGTTCTGTGCAGTGATGAAGTTGTGGGGAAGATTAAGACTCTTGTTTATCACGTTGGCAAGTCCCCTCGTGGGGAGCGGACTGATTGGGTTATGCATGAGTACAGACTTGAAGACAAGGTACTTGCACAGAAGAATATTCCTCag GATACTTATGTGCTGTGTGTTCTATTCAAGAAAGATGGTCCTGGACCTAGAAATGGAGCTCAGTATGGTGCTCCATTTAACGAAGAGGACTGGAGTGATCAGGAACA GCATCTGAATGATGCAGCTCACACTCCTCTGTCTGCTACTCCACTTCTGGATTCCAATAGTACCGCCTCTCTGGGGCCGACCCTCCAAGCTCCAACCAACAACTATGATGACATATATTCAATGTTGGATCGCTTTGTCGACGAGGATGAGTGCTTGCCTTTCTGTGAGCCCAACAACAATGAG GTAATGCATGATACCTGTGTTCCAGCTCCGGTTTTCttagaagaaggagaagacatGTTCAGCGAACTACTAGACTTGAGCATTATCCATGACAACAGCATGCCAAGGACACCTTCTTACGACCTAATTGAAAACTCGGAGCTATACTTGGAGCTACAAGATCTCACAGCTCCATTAGCACCACCTCCAGCTGGGAATGGTAGTGACTCTTATCTTAGCAATCAAGGCCACTTCGATTTGTCCACTGCTAATGATGACGATCCTTTTGGCTTTTCTGCGTTCATGTGA
- the LOC106384941 gene encoding NAC domain-containing protein 82 isoform X1 has translation MGKTQLAPGFRFHPTDVELVRYYLKRKVLGKKLLVDAIVELDIYKFEPSDLPDKSYIKSGDLKWHFFCPREKKYATGVRANRATECGYWKTTGKERAVLCSDEVVGKIKTLVYHVGKSPRGERTDWVMHEYRLEDKVLAQKNIPQDTYVLCVLFKKDGPGPRNGAQYGAPFNEEDWSDQEQHTDVPSSSNLAILHRPNAETSLVVAPSHDPNKDCFVGMVSESCVSDFAPSTATTTRELPHLNDAAHTPLSATPLLDSNSTASLGPTLQAPTNNYDDIYSMLDRFVDEDECLPFCEPNNNEVMHDTCVPAPVFLEEGEDMFSELLDLSIIHDNSMPRTPSYDLIENSELYLELQDLTAPLAPPPAGNGSDSYLSNQGHFDLSTANDDDPFGFSAFM, from the exons ATGGGGAAAACTCAATTGGCTCCTGGGTTCCGGTTTCATCCGACTGACGTTGAACTCGTGAGATATTACTTGAAGAGGAAAGTGTTGGGGAAAAAGCTACTCGTTGATGCAATCGTTGAACTTGACATTTACAAGTTCGAACCTTCTGATTTACCTG ATAAGTCCTATATAAAGAGTGGGGATCTTAAGTGGCACTTCTTCTGCCCAAGGGAAAAGAAATATGCAACTGGTGTCCGGGCAAACCGTGCAACTGAGTGTGGTTACTGGAAGACCACAGGGAAGGAGAGAGCCGTTCTGTGCAGTGATGAAGTTGTGGGGAAGATTAAGACTCTTGTTTATCACGTTGGCAAGTCCCCTCGTGGGGAGCGGACTGATTGGGTTATGCATGAGTACAGACTTGAAGACAAGGTACTTGCACAGAAGAATATTCCTCag GATACTTATGTGCTGTGTGTTCTATTCAAGAAAGATGGTCCTGGACCTAGAAATGGAGCTCAGTATGGTGCTCCATTTAACGAAGAGGACTGGAGTGATCAGGAACAGCACACTGATGTTCCTTCTTCAAGCAATCTCGCAATCCTTCATCGTCCTAACGCAGAAACCAGTCTGGTTGTGGCGCCCTCACATGACCCTAACAAGGATTGTTTTGTTGGCATGGTATCTGAATCGTGCGTCTCAGATTTCGCACCATCTACAGCTACTACTACCAGGGAGCTTCCGCATCTGAATGATGCAGCTCACACTCCTCTGTCTGCTACTCCACTTCTGGATTCCAATAGTACCGCCTCTCTGGGGCCGACCCTCCAAGCTCCAACCAACAACTATGATGACATATATTCAATGTTGGATCGCTTTGTCGACGAGGATGAGTGCTTGCCTTTCTGTGAGCCCAACAACAATGAG GTAATGCATGATACCTGTGTTCCAGCTCCGGTTTTCttagaagaaggagaagacatGTTCAGCGAACTACTAGACTTGAGCATTATCCATGACAACAGCATGCCAAGGACACCTTCTTACGACCTAATTGAAAACTCGGAGCTATACTTGGAGCTACAAGATCTCACAGCTCCATTAGCACCACCTCCAGCTGGGAATGGTAGTGACTCTTATCTTAGCAATCAAGGCCACTTCGATTTGTCCACTGCTAATGATGACGATCCTTTTGGCTTTTCTGCGTTCATGTGA